The following coding sequences are from one Triticum dicoccoides isolate Atlit2015 ecotype Zavitan chromosome 4A, WEW_v2.0, whole genome shotgun sequence window:
- the LOC119285187 gene encoding uncharacterized protein LOC119285187: MTTGSNADHYGPPSYPQRRPHYGGAPPSYGSSASFRGCCCCIFMLVIFLALLALAVALVVVLAVKPRKPQFDLNQVAVQYLLVAPPSPAASASPNVAAAPAAAYLSLNITLLFTAVNPNKVGIRYAATAFDVMYHGVPLGVAAVPGFEQPAHSTRLLQTRVIVDRFNVLQSDAQDLIRDAALNDRVEFRITGDVAAKILVLGFSSPKVQVSVDCAIDISPKRQSVTYKQCGVDGLSV, encoded by the exons atgACGACCGGATCCAACGCCGACCACTACGGCCCGCCCTCCTACCCGCAGCGCCGCCCGCACTACGGGGGCGCCCCGCCCTCCTACGGCTCCTCGGCCTCCTtccgcggctgctgctgctgcatctTCATGCTCGTCATCTTCCTCGCCCTCCTCGCCCTCGCGGTCGcgctcgtcgtcgtcctcgccgTCAAGCCCCGCAAGCCGCAGTTCGACCTCAACCAGGTCGCCGTCCAGTACCTCCTCGTGGCCCCGCCCTCCCCGGCCGCGTCCGCGTCGCCGAACGTCGCCGCGGCCCCCGCCGCCGCCTACCTCTCCCTCAACATCACGCTCCTCTTCACCGCCGTGAACCCCAACAAGGTGGGCATCCGCTACGCCGCCACGGCGTTCGACGTGATGTACCACGGGGTGCCGCTCGGGGTGGCGGCCGTGCCCGGGTTCGAGCAGCCCGCGCACAGCACCCGCCTGCTCCAGACCCGCGTCATCGTCGACCGCTTCAACGTGCTCCAGTCCGACGCCCAGGACCTCATCCGCGACGCCGCGCTCAACGACCGCGTCGAGTTCCGCATCACCGGCGACGTCGCCGCCAAGATCCTCGTGCTCGGCTTCTCCTCCCCCAAAGTCCAG GTGTCGGTGGACTGCGCGATcgacatcagccccaagaggcagtCGGTGACATACAAGCAATGCGGCGTCGACGGGCTAAGCGTGTAG